Proteins co-encoded in one Metabacillus sp. KUDC1714 genomic window:
- the gvpJ gene encoding gas vesicle protein GvpJ, with translation MAVQKTADSSSLAEVIDRILDKGIVIDAFARVSVVGIEILTVEARVVIASVDTWLRYAEAVGLLTDQVEENGLPDRQNEQQSRFSI, from the coding sequence ATGGCCGTTCAAAAAACAGCTGATAGTTCAAGTCTTGCAGAGGTAATTGACCGCATATTGGATAAAGGGATCGTCATTGACGCATTTGCCCGCGTTTCTGTCGTAGGGATTGAGATTTTAACCGTTGAGGCAAGAGTGGTTATCGCGAGCGTGGATACATGGCTTCGATATGCAGAGGCTGTTGGTTTACTAACAGATCAAGTAGAAGAAAACGGACTTCCAGATCGACAAAATGAGCAACAATCGCGATTCAGTATTTAG
- the gvpU gene encoding gas vesicle accessory protein GvpU — protein sequence MTNEHSKTKDRIIEFFVQAANQHDFSLDISLNVNGAIVTGTLVSAKEYFETLSETFAEGSEVAQKISEKLAQATEAIDDSEVHFIHLKNAKVYCGDSNPTPSKGDILWRGKLNELDGFFLGKISDALENS from the coding sequence ATGACAAATGAACACAGCAAAACAAAAGACAGAATTATCGAGTTTTTCGTACAAGCTGCAAATCAGCACGATTTCTCACTGGATATTTCACTAAATGTAAATGGAGCAATCGTGACAGGAACTCTAGTCTCTGCCAAAGAATACTTTGAAACTTTAAGTGAAACATTTGCAGAAGGAAGCGAAGTGGCTCAAAAAATAAGTGAGAAACTTGCACAGGCAACAGAAGCAATCGACGATTCTGAAGTCCATTTCATTCACTTAAAAAACGCTAAAGTATATTGTGGTGACAGCAATCCAACACCTTCTAAAGGAGATATACTCTGGAGAGGAAAACTAAACGAACTCGATGGGTTTTTCTTAGGGAAAATTTCTGATGCATTAGAAAATTCTTAA
- the gvpO gene encoding gas vesicle protein GvpO: protein MEIKTIMKNVSDFFNEHVAPVHKITSVEVSEQDGWKLTVEVIEEKEYMKKYAKDEMVGVYDVYLNQEKEVTTFKRRSIRYRSAMNQEA from the coding sequence ATGGAAATAAAAACAATTATGAAGAATGTTTCCGACTTCTTTAATGAACATGTGGCTCCAGTTCATAAAATTACCTCCGTGGAAGTAAGTGAACAAGATGGATGGAAGCTAACAGTTGAAGTCATAGAGGAAAAGGAATATATGAAAAAATATGCAAAGGATGAAATGGTTGGTGTATATGACGTATACCTCAACCAAGAAAAAGAAGTAACAACATTTAAAAGGCGAAGCATTCGTTATCGAAGTGCAATGAATCAAGAGGCATAG
- a CDS encoding gas vesicle protein K: MQPGSPTNGRIHWDPDNAKHGLAQLVLTVIELLRQIVERHAIRRVEGGTLTDEQIENLGEALMNLEEKMEELKEIFNLDTEDLNIDLGPLGSLL; the protein is encoded by the coding sequence ATGCAACCGGGCAGCCCAACAAATGGGAGAATTCACTGGGATCCTGACAATGCGAAGCATGGGTTAGCACAGCTCGTATTAACTGTCATTGAATTGCTAAGGCAAATTGTCGAAAGACATGCCATAAGACGTGTTGAAGGAGGTACTTTGACTGATGAACAAATTGAAAACCTAGGTGAAGCTTTAATGAATCTGGAAGAAAAAATGGAAGAACTAAAAGAAATTTTTAACCTTGATACAGAGGATTTAAATATTGATCTCGGTCCTTTAGGAAGCTTATTGTAA
- the gvpJ gene encoding gas vesicle protein: MTVQPSMQSNTIVDVLEKILDKGVVIAGDITVGIADIELLTIKIRLIVASVDKAKEIGMDWWETNPYLSSKAFNHQANALKEENIRLYERLESLEKKLESNS; this comes from the coding sequence ATGACAGTTCAACCTTCGATGCAATCCAATACAATTGTGGATGTATTAGAGAAAATTCTTGATAAAGGTGTCGTGATTGCAGGCGATATTACCGTAGGAATAGCGGATATCGAATTATTAACCATTAAAATACGGCTTATTGTCGCTTCGGTTGATAAAGCAAAAGAGATCGGCATGGATTGGTGGGAAACAAATCCATACCTAAGCTCAAAAGCTTTCAACCATCAAGCAAATGCACTAAAAGAAGAAAACATACGATTATACGAGAGATTGGAATCTCTTGAAAAAAAACTAGAATCCAATTCTTAA
- a CDS encoding amylo-alpha-1,6-glucosidase: MDYRVIKENDLFLLTDDKGNIPENHSYGLGLYTKDTRFLSKLDLRINGEEPILLSSDADENYMAKILLTNPHMEKDCQLILWRESVEIERTRFIYGDVLYETVKVKNYYPKPVEFKLSIHVDVDFKDMFIVRGFQNGEVGKRTGQTVDGNSLTYHYEGADQINRRTRIDWNKEAIQVTETGDITFDFNLDHGCGESVTFMVQPQVGDTNHNQVIEPEQALYQLKKSYQEWEANIPKVKTDHEALKRLVDRGIGDLRVLLTDLGYGKFPVAGLPWFGVPFGRDSLIAALQMLSLNPEVAKGTILTMASKQGKNQDSWRDEQPGKIMHEIRFGELANTNQIPFTPYYGTIDATPLFLILVCEYVKWTGDLEIVKEVESNIADALAWIDQYGDRDGDLFVEYHQESSKGIANQGWKDSGDSIVHRNGDYAKTPIALAEVQGYVYQAKIGIAEIYDQIGKQKLAVQLRQQASKLKEKFDAEFWMDDVNFYAIALDENKQQVGTITSNPGHVLFSGMLSEERNKAVANMLLSEKMFSGYGIRTMGEGEAGYNPMSYHDGSIWPHDNSMILLGMGKLGQQEEAKKVMTGLINAAAHFEYNRLPELFCGYSKELGKAVKYPVACSPQAWAAGTPIVFIQTLLGLFPDSLKKEIKLNPTLLDDMNSLAVEGMTIGNGQLSISLQRNQESIEVKVLENTTGFELIY; encoded by the coding sequence ATGGATTACCGAGTAATAAAAGAAAATGATTTATTTTTACTAACAGATGACAAAGGAAATATCCCTGAAAATCATTCGTATGGTTTAGGGCTCTATACGAAGGATACGCGCTTTCTAAGCAAATTGGATCTTCGTATTAATGGGGAGGAACCTATTCTATTGTCATCAGATGCTGATGAAAACTATATGGCTAAGATTTTATTAACAAACCCACATATGGAGAAAGATTGCCAACTCATTTTATGGCGTGAATCAGTAGAGATTGAACGTACACGTTTTATTTACGGAGACGTGCTATACGAAACGGTTAAGGTGAAAAATTACTACCCTAAGCCTGTCGAGTTTAAACTAAGCATTCATGTGGATGTTGATTTTAAAGATATGTTTATTGTTCGTGGCTTTCAAAATGGAGAGGTTGGAAAGCGTACAGGGCAGACTGTTGATGGGAACTCATTAACTTATCATTATGAAGGTGCTGATCAAATTAATAGACGCACAAGAATTGATTGGAATAAGGAAGCGATTCAGGTAACCGAAACAGGTGACATAACCTTTGATTTTAACCTCGATCATGGGTGTGGAGAATCCGTCACTTTTATGGTTCAACCACAAGTAGGTGACACAAACCATAACCAGGTCATTGAACCGGAACAGGCTCTATACCAGTTAAAAAAATCATATCAAGAATGGGAAGCGAACATTCCTAAGGTGAAAACTGATCATGAAGCTCTTAAACGTCTTGTGGACCGAGGGATTGGTGACTTACGAGTTCTTTTAACTGATCTTGGTTATGGCAAGTTTCCTGTAGCGGGCTTACCTTGGTTTGGCGTTCCATTTGGTCGTGATAGTTTAATAGCTGCTTTACAAATGCTATCGCTGAATCCAGAGGTTGCTAAAGGGACAATTTTAACGATGGCAAGCAAGCAAGGAAAAAACCAAGATTCTTGGCGTGATGAACAACCAGGAAAAATCATGCATGAAATTCGTTTTGGTGAGCTAGCCAATACAAATCAAATTCCTTTCACACCTTACTATGGAACGATAGACGCTACACCATTATTCCTTATTTTAGTTTGTGAGTATGTGAAGTGGACTGGTGATTTAGAAATTGTGAAGGAAGTTGAATCAAATATTGCTGATGCCTTAGCATGGATCGATCAATACGGTGACCGTGATGGCGATTTGTTTGTTGAATATCATCAAGAATCAAGTAAGGGAATTGCTAATCAAGGCTGGAAAGATTCAGGTGACTCAATTGTTCACCGCAACGGAGACTATGCGAAAACACCGATTGCATTAGCTGAGGTACAAGGCTACGTGTATCAAGCAAAAATAGGAATAGCTGAGATTTATGACCAAATTGGAAAACAAAAGTTAGCTGTTCAGCTACGTCAACAAGCAAGCAAGCTTAAAGAAAAGTTTGATGCTGAATTTTGGATGGATGACGTTAACTTCTATGCCATTGCTCTTGATGAAAACAAGCAACAAGTTGGAACAATCACCTCAAATCCTGGTCATGTTTTATTCTCGGGAATGCTTTCTGAGGAAAGAAATAAGGCAGTAGCAAACATGCTTCTTTCCGAGAAAATGTTTTCAGGCTATGGAATCAGAACAATGGGTGAAGGTGAAGCTGGCTATAATCCAATGAGCTATCATGACGGAAGTATCTGGCCTCATGACAATAGCATGATTTTACTAGGAATGGGTAAACTTGGTCAGCAGGAAGAAGCAAAAAAAGTTATGACTGGTTTAATAAATGCCGCAGCTCATTTCGAATACAATCGATTGCCTGAACTATTCTGTGGTTATAGTAAAGAGCTTGGAAAGGCTGTGAAATATCCAGTTGCTTGCTCCCCACAAGCTTGGGCGGCTGGAACACCAATTGTCTTTATTCAAACATTATTAGGGTTATTCCCTGATAGTCTTAAAAAGGAAATTAAACTAAATCCGACCCTATTAGATGATATGAACTCTTTGGCTGTTGAAGGAATGACGATTGGAAATGGTCAACTATCGATATCACTTCAACGAAATCAAGAAAGCATTGAAGTAAAGGTATTAGAGAATACAACAGGCTTTGAACTTATCTATTAA
- the gvpN gene encoding gas vesicle protein GvpN, producing MTVLIENLKKDYRSYVQDETTKDLLSRSLRYVKAGYPIHFTGPSGAGKTSLALALAKKRKKPVMLIHGNHELNNKDLIGDFTGYSSKKVVDHYVRSVYKKDERVTETWQDGRLLEAVKNGYTLIYDEFTRSQPTTNNIFLSILEERILPLYGTKLTEPFVRVHPDFAVIFTSNPEEYAGVYKTQDALLDRLITIFVDYKDIEREAEVIANKGNVKKSEAKAITTLVSDLRSQCNENSGPSLRASLMIANIAAESEIPINGENPEFQRLCIDILGHQISQCVDSIKSVQAAEETILKACRNMQVKEE from the coding sequence ATGACGGTATTAATTGAGAATCTCAAAAAGGATTACCGATCATACGTTCAAGACGAAACAACAAAAGATTTACTTTCACGCTCATTACGGTATGTAAAAGCTGGATATCCGATTCATTTTACAGGGCCATCCGGGGCGGGAAAAACCTCTTTAGCACTTGCCTTAGCCAAAAAAAGAAAGAAGCCGGTCATGCTTATTCATGGAAATCATGAATTAAACAACAAAGATCTCATTGGTGACTTTACCGGTTATTCAAGTAAAAAAGTAGTCGATCATTATGTTCGATCTGTCTATAAAAAGGATGAGCGTGTAACAGAAACGTGGCAAGACGGCCGCTTATTAGAAGCAGTCAAAAATGGCTATACACTCATTTATGATGAGTTTACACGGTCACAGCCAACAACAAATAACATCTTTTTATCGATTTTAGAAGAGAGAATTCTACCATTGTACGGCACAAAATTAACAGAACCATTTGTACGCGTTCATCCTGATTTTGCCGTCATCTTTACAAGTAATCCAGAAGAATATGCAGGTGTTTACAAAACTCAGGATGCCTTGTTAGACCGATTAATTACGATATTTGTAGATTACAAGGATATCGAACGCGAGGCAGAGGTTATAGCTAACAAAGGAAATGTGAAAAAGAGTGAAGCAAAAGCGATCACAACGCTTGTATCTGATCTGCGTTCACAGTGTAACGAGAATTCTGGACCTAGCTTGAGAGCATCTCTTATGATTGCAAATATAGCTGCAGAGTCAGAGATTCCGATTAATGGAGAAAACCCAGAATTTCAAAGATTATGTATAGATATCTTAGGACATCAAATCAGTCAATGTGTAGATTCAATAAAATCAGTTCAAGCAGCAGAAGAAACCATCTTAAAAGCATGTCGAAATATGCAGGTTAAAGAGGAGTAA
- a CDS encoding dienelactone hydrolase family protein has product MIQIHKKSGTVIIVIHEIYGINQHMKSFCELLSLQSFDVICPNLIERETPFGYFQEEVAYRNFMENVGFAYAMHKIKDILSDVKDEYEKIFIIGFSVGATVAWLCSDEECVDGVVGYYGSRIRNYLELTPQCPTMLFFPQEEKSFIVDELISTLENIEIHKFNGKHGFSDPYSPQYNEKSAQKAFSEMVNFLKKH; this is encoded by the coding sequence ATGATTCAAATACACAAAAAGTCTGGTACTGTAATCATTGTAATACACGAAATTTATGGAATTAACCAACATATGAAGAGTTTTTGTGAATTATTATCATTACAAAGTTTTGATGTAATTTGCCCAAATTTAATAGAACGAGAGACACCTTTCGGTTATTTTCAAGAGGAAGTTGCTTATCGTAATTTTATGGAGAACGTTGGATTCGCTTACGCTATGCATAAAATAAAAGATATATTATCAGATGTTAAAGATGAATACGAAAAAATATTTATCATTGGATTTAGTGTAGGGGCAACTGTTGCTTGGTTGTGTAGTGACGAAGAATGTGTCGATGGAGTAGTTGGATACTATGGTTCACGTATTAGGAATTATTTGGAATTAACACCACAATGTCCTACAATGCTATTCTTTCCGCAAGAAGAAAAATCATTTATTGTGGACGAGTTAATTTCAACTTTAGAAAATATCGAAATACATAAATTTAACGGGAAACACGGATTCAGTGACCCTTACTCTCCACAATATAATGAAAAATCAGCACAAAAAGCATTTAGTGAAATGGTGAATTTTTTAAAGAAACATTAA
- a CDS encoding gas vesicle protein GvpG, with amino-acid sequence MLHKIVSAPINLVIKIGEKVKEEADKQLYDLPTIQQKLIQLQMMYELGEIPEAAYKKQEEDLLLRYEMAKRLEMEHWQEMTKRKGG; translated from the coding sequence ATGCTTCACAAAATCGTCTCAGCTCCGATTAACCTAGTGATAAAAATCGGAGAAAAGGTGAAAGAAGAGGCCGACAAGCAACTCTATGATCTCCCAACCATTCAACAAAAGCTGATTCAATTACAAATGATGTATGAGCTAGGTGAAATTCCTGAAGCAGCCTATAAAAAGCAAGAGGAAGACCTTCTTCTTCGATATGAAATGGCAAAACGTTTGGAAATGGAGCATTGGCAGGAGATGACGAAGCGAAAAGGAGGTTGA
- a CDS encoding LacI family DNA-binding transcriptional regulator, with protein sequence MTTIKDIAKAAGVSVTTVSRALNGYSDVSEKTRLKIMNLAKELNYSPNTLARGLVMNKSKTIGLLVSGLNRESAKDQITFSVLSGINECASELDYDLVLFNTNSTKQREKTYTQLCRERRVDGAIIQGIKTDDPYLQEVVNSDIPCVLIDYPIQSENVGHVTTDNKLGAKKAVNHLIELGHRNIAMVNGHSKAFVSNMRFEGYREALQEAGISYKKEWIVNGRFEEEAGKLQAIKLLEKYPEITAIFSASDLMALGILEGAKELGRKVPEDLSVVGYDDILLAGYSNPPLTTISQNIFQLGYQAANLLIKMLEGTLEPHVITLGTKLVVRESTAKNHK encoded by the coding sequence ATGACCACAATAAAAGATATTGCTAAAGCAGCTGGTGTATCCGTTACGACAGTATCTAGGGCGTTAAATGGATACTCAGATGTTAGCGAAAAAACAAGACTAAAAATTATGAATTTAGCTAAAGAGCTAAACTACAGCCCTAATACGTTAGCAAGAGGTCTTGTGATGAATAAATCCAAAACAATTGGATTGCTCGTATCAGGGTTAAACAGGGAAAGTGCAAAAGACCAAATTACCTTTTCTGTCCTTTCAGGCATTAATGAATGTGCTTCAGAATTGGATTATGATCTCGTTTTATTTAATACAAATTCAACAAAGCAGCGAGAGAAAACTTATACGCAGCTTTGTCGAGAGCGTAGAGTAGATGGAGCCATTATCCAAGGAATTAAAACCGATGATCCTTATTTACAAGAGGTTGTAAATAGTGATATTCCATGTGTTTTAATCGATTATCCGATTCAAAGTGAGAATGTTGGACACGTAACAACAGACAACAAATTAGGTGCTAAGAAAGCTGTTAACCATCTAATAGAATTGGGTCATAGAAATATTGCGATGGTCAATGGTCATAGTAAGGCTTTTGTCAGTAATATGAGATTCGAAGGATACAGGGAAGCTTTGCAGGAGGCCGGCATCTCATATAAAAAAGAATGGATTGTTAATGGAAGGTTTGAAGAAGAGGCAGGGAAGTTACAGGCTATTAAGTTATTGGAAAAGTATCCGGAAATAACGGCTATCTTTTCAGCAAGTGATTTAATGGCATTGGGAATTCTTGAAGGTGCAAAAGAATTAGGCAGAAAGGTTCCAGAGGATTTGTCTGTAGTAGGATATGATGACATCTTACTTGCAGGATACTCAAACCCACCTTTGACAACGATTTCTCAAAATATTTTCCAACTAGGCTACCAAGCGGCAAATCTTTTAATAAAGATGTTAGAAGGAACACTTGAGCCGCATGTGATTACATTGGGTACGAAGCTAGTTGTAAGGGAATCTACTGCTAAAAACCACAAGTGA
- a CDS encoding ABC transporter substrate-binding protein, with protein MKMKKWLATLGTVSFLIGNVLAGCSNGDDSASGDATNSDQPVEITLAGWGSSPEESELLKQVLQDFETSHPNIKVKHEVIADQYMDVIKTRLIGGEGPDVFYLDAFEAPGLIETGVVEPLDSYVTEGFDIEDFEKPLIEAFQIDGKTYGFPKGYSTLALFYNKKMLADANVEVPKTWDELLDVSKKLTQGNQVFGFGQNPELARLQFIAESKGGDIVKDGNANFASEDVVAGLQPYVDQHLVDKTAAQPNEVGAGWTGEMFGQGKAAMVIEGNWAIPYLQSTFPDIEFGTAEVPTIDGKQGTMAFTVGYVMNSASEKKEAAWELISYLTGKEGMKTWTSKGFELPSRKSVAVELGYDKDELRASLVNGARYATVWSDGKNLPVIFTNFNNQFVSAYLGDRPLDEALKEAQDQANKEIEAQ; from the coding sequence ATGAAAATGAAAAAATGGTTAGCAACATTAGGTACTGTATCTTTCTTGATTGGAAACGTTTTAGCTGGCTGTAGCAATGGTGATGACAGTGCAAGTGGAGATGCAACAAACTCAGATCAACCAGTTGAAATTACTCTTGCAGGTTGGGGGTCCTCACCAGAAGAAAGTGAACTTCTCAAACAAGTCCTTCAAGATTTTGAAACAAGTCATCCTAATATTAAGGTAAAGCATGAAGTAATCGCAGATCAATATATGGATGTAATTAAAACAAGATTAATTGGTGGCGAAGGTCCAGATGTATTCTATCTTGATGCCTTTGAAGCACCAGGTTTAATTGAAACAGGAGTTGTAGAACCTTTAGATAGCTATGTGACAGAGGGATTCGACATAGAGGATTTTGAAAAGCCATTAATTGAAGCCTTCCAAATAGATGGAAAGACTTATGGTTTTCCTAAGGGCTATTCAACTCTAGCACTTTTCTATAACAAAAAAATGCTTGCAGATGCTAATGTAGAGGTTCCAAAAACTTGGGATGAGCTTTTAGACGTATCAAAAAAATTAACACAAGGTAATCAAGTCTTTGGATTTGGTCAAAATCCAGAACTAGCACGCCTACAGTTTATTGCAGAATCTAAAGGCGGAGACATTGTAAAAGATGGTAATGCAAACTTTGCAAGTGAAGATGTTGTAGCAGGTTTACAACCATATGTGGATCAACACTTAGTAGACAAAACTGCAGCACAACCTAATGAAGTAGGTGCAGGTTGGACTGGTGAAATGTTCGGACAAGGAAAAGCTGCAATGGTCATTGAAGGAAACTGGGCTATTCCATACTTACAAAGTACATTCCCTGATATTGAGTTCGGAACAGCAGAAGTACCAACGATTGATGGTAAACAAGGCACGATGGCATTTACTGTAGGCTACGTCATGAATTCAGCATCTGAAAAGAAAGAAGCAGCTTGGGAGCTTATCTCTTATCTAACTGGAAAAGAAGGTATGAAGACTTGGACTTCAAAAGGATTTGAGTTACCTTCTCGAAAATCAGTAGCAGTTGAGCTTGGTTATGATAAAGATGAGCTTCGTGCGTCACTTGTAAATGGTGCTCGATATGCAACCGTTTGGTCTGATGGTAAAAACCTACCTGTTATTTTTACAAACTTTAATAACCAGTTTGTTAGTGCCTACCTTGGCGATCGTCCACTAGATGAAGCTTTGAAGGAAGCGCAAGATCAAGCGAATAAAGAAATTGAAGCACAATAA
- a CDS encoding gas vesicle protein, with product MSIRESIEDKEIALIDILDVILDKGVAIKADLVISIAGVDLVYLDLRVLISSVESLVQAQHENRDTISSSHFDQQREELINATGQPNKWENSLGS from the coding sequence ATGTCGATAAGAGAATCAATTGAAGACAAAGAAATTGCATTAATTGATATTTTGGATGTGATTCTTGATAAAGGTGTTGCCATAAAGGCTGATTTAGTCATTTCCATAGCAGGAGTAGATCTCGTTTATTTAGATTTACGGGTGTTAATCTCTTCAGTGGAAAGCCTTGTTCAAGCTCAACATGAAAACCGAGACACCATCTCATCTAGTCACTTTGATCAGCAAAGGGAGGAATTAATCAATGCAACCGGGCAGCCCAACAAATGGGAGAATTCACTGGGATCCTGA
- a CDS encoding GvpL/GvpF family gas vesicle protein produces MANFTYLYGLVPTKEAENQSFPSMKGFDGQTEPFTIVIQDITAIVSLLDSKQYSEEIIQDKINQDMEWLQEKAFHHHETVINLAKLYTIVPMKFCTIYQNQERLIEAIRSTRERIAATFKALSGNEEWNLKIYCEDSQLKKHVSEKNPVIEAKKAEISGLPKGRQFFELKKIDKLIDSELEKEKHRVSKSIHHQLKHFVIQGNVKGNWNKDVTGRRENMTWNGVYLVSEKNVEPFLKQIKQYEDNMLGLGWRFEASGPWPAYHFSSFIGEGNHVDKRIN; encoded by the coding sequence GTGGCGAATTTTACCTATTTATATGGTCTGGTGCCAACAAAAGAAGCAGAAAATCAATCTTTTCCTTCTATGAAAGGATTTGATGGTCAGACAGAGCCTTTTACCATTGTTATCCAGGATATCACGGCAATCGTTAGTCTCCTAGATTCAAAGCAGTATTCAGAAGAGATTATACAGGACAAAATAAACCAGGATATGGAGTGGCTGCAAGAAAAAGCCTTTCATCATCATGAAACAGTGATCAATCTAGCAAAACTTTATACGATTGTTCCGATGAAATTTTGTACCATCTATCAAAACCAAGAGCGGTTAATAGAGGCTATTCGATCGACCAGAGAAAGAATAGCTGCAACATTCAAGGCTCTTTCAGGTAATGAGGAATGGAATCTCAAAATTTATTGCGAGGATTCGCAATTAAAGAAACATGTTAGTGAGAAAAATCCGGTCATTGAAGCAAAAAAAGCAGAGATTAGCGGATTACCTAAAGGAAGGCAGTTTTTCGAATTAAAAAAGATTGATAAGTTAATCGATTCTGAGCTTGAAAAAGAAAAGCATCGTGTCAGTAAATCCATTCATCACCAATTAAAACACTTTGTTATTCAAGGGAATGTAAAAGGCAATTGGAACAAAGATGTGACAGGAAGAAGGGAGAATATGACATGGAATGGCGTATACCTTGTTTCTGAAAAGAATGTAGAGCCGTTTTTAAAACAGATTAAACAATATGAAGATAATATGCTTGGATTGGGATGGCGATTTGAGGCATCAGGTCCATGGCCGGCCTACCATTTTTCAAGTTTCATAGGTGAGGGAAATCATGTCGATAAGAGAATCAATTGA
- a CDS encoding GvpL/GvpF family gas vesicle protein: MEQEYKGIYIFCGIQKGKNDEFGEIELEGEKRELFLITFQDAAIVAAEVPMKIFHPNKENVMMHQKVLSRIMKQNDTVIPVSFGNVFQSKEDVEVLLENLYPQFKKLFPEIKGKMEVGLKVTGKKEWLESQFHDDEQIGKLAETVRDKSEAASYYERIQLGGAAQKMIQSLQNKLKQEVFHSLKDSSVAAKANDPIGEKMLLNAAFLIDRNKEEEFDRHVNKLHDKWEDKVDFSYSGPWPAYNFVNIKLKVEEA, from the coding sequence ATGGAACAAGAATATAAGGGGATTTATATTTTTTGTGGAATCCAAAAAGGAAAAAATGACGAGTTTGGCGAGATCGAACTGGAAGGGGAAAAGCGTGAATTATTTCTCATTACGTTCCAAGACGCGGCAATTGTTGCAGCTGAAGTTCCAATGAAAATCTTTCACCCAAATAAAGAAAATGTCATGATGCATCAAAAAGTTCTATCTCGGATTATGAAGCAAAATGACACAGTAATACCTGTTAGTTTTGGAAATGTCTTTCAGTCTAAAGAGGATGTGGAAGTCCTGCTGGAAAACTTATATCCGCAATTTAAAAAGCTCTTTCCTGAAATTAAGGGAAAAATGGAAGTTGGTTTAAAGGTAACGGGAAAAAAGGAGTGGCTTGAATCCCAATTTCATGATGATGAACAGATTGGAAAGCTTGCTGAAACAGTACGTGATAAATCTGAAGCAGCTAGTTATTATGAAAGGATTCAGTTGGGTGGAGCCGCCCAGAAAATGATTCAATCATTGCAAAATAAACTAAAACAGGAAGTGTTTCATTCTCTAAAGGATTCCTCTGTAGCTGCTAAAGCAAATGATCCGATCGGAGAGAAGATGCTGCTAAATGCCGCATTTTTAATTGATCGGAACAAGGAAGAAGAGTTTGATCGTCATGTCAATAAATTACATGACAAATGGGAAGACAAGGTAGACTTTTCTTATAGCGGACCATGGCCAGCTTACAATTTTGTCAATATCAAATTAAAAGTGGAAGAAGCCTGA
- the gvpT gene encoding YtxH domain-containing protein, giving the protein MAETKMVENKTNQTKENESTNHNENQNNHEADNQTNSNSNPMKRSIAGGLIGATVGYLATPENGKKLMDKIDYDKLKSKGTDLGQSAKEKSMQAAGSLKNSAKSLFKKENESNEKTSDQEETSENETSSQDEELTKSKYEELKKENDRLNERLENLEELLTKPKDGEQQKDKKERSEHDEGEENNQGNSKNKENESTEDQVEGNENISNEDDTKKQSQEKNQSKQTPKNEEEKNDTTLSSNDDTSS; this is encoded by the coding sequence ATGGCTGAAACAAAAATGGTAGAAAATAAAACGAATCAAACAAAAGAAAATGAATCAACGAATCATAACGAAAACCAAAACAATCATGAAGCTGATAATCAAACCAATTCCAATAGCAATCCAATGAAGCGATCAATCGCAGGGGGCCTAATTGGTGCAACAGTTGGCTATTTAGCAACACCGGAAAATGGGAAAAAGCTGATGGATAAAATTGACTATGATAAATTAAAGAGCAAAGGAACGGACTTAGGTCAATCTGCAAAAGAAAAATCAATGCAAGCAGCAGGTTCACTCAAAAATTCTGCCAAAAGTTTATTTAAAAAGGAAAATGAGTCAAATGAAAAGACTTCCGATCAAGAGGAAACCTCAGAGAATGAAACAAGTTCACAAGATGAAGAGTTAACGAAGAGTAAATATGAAGAATTGAAGAAGGAAAATGATAGATTGAATGAGCGGCTAGAGAATTTAGAGGAATTACTTACAAAGCCAAAAGATGGTGAACAGCAAAAAGATAAAAAGGAGAGATCTGAGCATGATGAAGGGGAAGAAAATAATCAAGGTAATTCCAAGAATAAGGAAAATGAATCAACAGAAGATCAAGTAGAAGGAAATGAGAATATCAGTAACGAAGATGATACAAAAAAGCAAAGTCAAGAAAAGAACCAATCGAAACAAACACCTAAAAATGAAGAGGAGAAGAACGACACAACCCTTTCAAGTAATGATGACACATCTTCTTAA